The Tubulanus polymorphus chromosome 6, tnTubPoly1.2, whole genome shotgun sequence genome includes a region encoding these proteins:
- the LOC141907740 gene encoding uncharacterized protein LOC141907740 — protein sequence MPPTDENVLKFVNVTKQHKLPYVIYADFEMFLEPIEGCKLNQNQSWTYRYQVHEPCGFCFKVVGPDTRHSHPTVLYRGDDVMKKFLTSLLEKAEEILQEYKNPQPLVMNDVDETHFKSTDICHICKETINGKKCRDHDHITGKYRGPACNSCNLSYRVPNFIPVIFHNLKSYDSHEIIRSLGLVEFRGYRISVIPTNTEKFIGFTLGPLRFIDSLAFLNTSLSTLTENLVNSGREKFIHLNSEFPANKLDLLLRKGVYPYDYMTGSEKFNETSLPPKEAFTNTLTNTEISVDDYKHAQNIWSQFNMANMGEYHDLYLRTDVLLLSDIFEEFRKFAHKSYGLDPCHYYTLPGYSWDACLKLTKVELQLFTEVDMYLFIEQGIRGGISVITHRYFEANNKYFADYDEAKESSYIMYLDANNLYGWAMSQALPVGEFRWLETENDPLWPDAQDILTMTDDAHFGMILEVDLEYGAELHDLHNDLPLAPERMLVNEDLMLSPYQKLLFQTLKLSSSKIHKLIPNLYNKTRYIVHYRNLRLYMKLGMKLTKIHRVLHFRQSAWMSPYIALNTEFRKNAKSNFEKDMYKLLNNASFGKTMENIRNRINYQIINEPGKLRKALAKPSTISWNIISENVVGVKKQQISIKLDKPVYLGFSILDISKTLMYDFHYNTIKAGYGDNAKLLFTDTDSLTYAIRSNDLYTDMAGISDQFDFSAYPTGHPLFSDKNKKVLGKFKDETNSFPVKVFCGLRSKMYSMTYLSPDNNGTLVEKKTAKGVAKYVVKQSVSHNNYVDCLRNQSRMMANMRSIRSFNHKLHSVNLNKVGLSPYDDKRYILDDGVSTYAYGHHKIPEINHH from the coding sequence ATGCCACCGACAGATGAGAATGTCTTGAAATTTGTTAATGTCACAAAACAGCACAAACTGCCATATGTGATATATGCTGACTtcgaaatgtttttagaaCCGATTGAGGGGTGTAAATTGAACCAGAATCAATCTTGGACATATCGTTATCAGGTTCATGAACCGTGTGGATTTTGTTTTAAAGTCGTTGGCCCTGACACCAGACATTCCCATCCGACAGTCCTTTATAGAGGAGACGATGTTATGAAGAAATTCTTAACATCCCTCCTCGAAAAAGCAGAGGAAATATTACAGGAATACAAAAATCCTCAACCTTTGGTTATGAACGACGTCGATGAAACACACTTCAAATCAACTGATATTTGTCATATATGTAAGGAAACCATAAATGGTAAGAAATGTCGGGATCACGATCATATAACCGGCAAATACAGAGGCCCAGCTTGTAATTCATGTAATCTGAGTTATAGGGTTCCTAATTTCATACCTGTGATATTTCATAACTTGAAAAGTTATGACagtcatgaaattattagatcaTTGGGCTTGGTTGAATTTAGGGGGTATAGAATTTCAGTGATCCCGACGAACACTGAAAAGTTTATCGGATTTACACTTGGTCCCCTACGCTTCATCGACTCGTTGGCATTTCTCAATACCTCTCTCAGTACTCTTACGGAAAATTTGGTCAATTCGGGTAGAgagaaattcattcatttaaactCGGAGTTCCCCGCCAATAAACTTGATCTTTTATTACGTAAAGGTGTTTACCCATACGACTACATGACAGGTTCGGAGAAATTTAATGAGACAAGTCTCCCTCCTAAGGAGGCATTTACCAACACCCTGACGAACACTGAAATTTCGGTAGATGACTACAAACATGCACAGAATATTTGGTCGCAGTTTAACATGGCAAACATGGGCGAGTATCACGATCTCTATCTTAGAACCGACGTATTGCTACTTTCAGATATTTTCGAGGAATTCCGCAAGTTCGCTCATAAGAGCTACGGATTAGATCCTTGTCATTACTACACTCTACCCGGCTACTCATGGGATGCCTGCTTGAAACTGACAAAAGTCGAACTTCAATTGTTCACTGAAGTCGATATGTATTTGTTCATAGAACAGGGGATACGCGGCGGAATATCTGTTATTACCCATCGATATTTCGAGGCTAATAACAAGTATTTCGCCGATTACGACGAGGCCAAGGAGTCATcttatatcatgtatttagATGCTAATAATCTGTATGGGTGGGCAATGTCTCAGGCATTGCCTGTTGGTGAATTTAGGTGGttagaaacagaaaacgaTCCCCTTTGGCCCGACGCTCAGGATATTTTAACGATGACGGACGACGCCCATTTCGGCATGATACTCGAAGTGGACCTTGAATACGGTGCCGAGTTACACGATCTACATAACGATTTACCGTTAGCTCCGGAGCGCATGTTAGTCAACGAAGATTTAATGTTATCTCCGTATCAAAAGCTTCTATTTCAGACTTTGAAACTATCGTCCAGCAAGATACACAAGCTTATCCCTAATCTTTACAATAAAACTCggtatattgttcattataggaATTTGAGGCTTTACATGAAACTTGGTATGAAATTAACAAAGATTCATCGTGTTCTCCATTTTCGACAATCAGCCTGGATGTCACCGTACATTGCTTTGAATACCGAATTCCGAAAAAATGCGAAATccaattttgagaaagataTGTACAAATTACTGAATAATGCAAGTTTTGGCAAGACAATGGAGAACATTAGGAATCGAATCAACTACCAAATTATTAACGAACCGGGGAAATTGAGAAAAGCTCTAGCGAAGCCATCTACGATTTCATGGAACATTATTTCGGAGAATGTTGTGGGGGTAAAAAAACAGCAGATTTCGATCAAGTTGGATAAGCCTGTGTATCTTGGCTTTTCAATTTTAGACATAAGCAAAAcgttaatgtatgattttcattATAACACCATCAAGGCAGGATACGGGGATAACGCTAAACTTCTTTTTACAGATACGGATAGTTTAACGTACGCTATTCGCAGCAACGATTTGTACACGGATATGGCGGGGATTTCCGACCAGTTCGACTTTTCAGCCTATCCCACCGGCCATCCTTTATTCTCGGACAAAAATAAGAAAGTACTAGGCAAATTTAAGGATGAGACCAATTCTTTTCCCGTTAAAGTGTTCTGCGGTTTACGGAGTAAGATGTATTCAATGACATATCTTTCTCCGGATAACAACGGAACACTTGTGGAAAAGAAAACTGCAAAAGGTGTTGCGAAGTACGTCGTTAAGCAGTCCGTATCCCATAATAACTACGTTGATTGCTTGCGTAATCAATCACGTATGATGGCTAACATGCGGTCTATCCGGAGCTTCAATCATAAGTTACATTCAgttaatttaaataaagtcGGATTATCACCATACGACGACAAACGTTATATACTAGATGATGGTGTAAGCACATATGCTTATGGTCATCATAAAATTCCGGagataaatcatcattaa